One stretch of Caldinitratiruptor microaerophilus DNA includes these proteins:
- a CDS encoding branched-chain amino acid ABC transporter permease — protein sequence MRHHVTALESGGLNRRLTLAPGAAPWQEWSWSTWGLIFLVLLVLPVFVNSSYVLHTAVSFFIWAVVNEMWNLVMGYGGIPSFGQLALFGVGGYASGMLAVYAHVNPWITMPVGALVAGVVGLLLGLPVLRLRGVYVVLLTLAFHQIIYLTIVTDDTKITGGGFGLRVPSLGLDRLGPEHELMAYYWVALVLFAVSTYSIFRVVNSRVGLAFKALRDSEAYAVSRGISPFRYKLLLFFISAVFTGLAGAFYGHYLKVMAPGMLSFAQMTNLLAMLVIGGWGSFGGPIVGTLLLTVLNELLKDVDRFRLLLLGAAMVLFVVTMPRGVVPTMTDVFKLWFGPKEETKEEVSGSDSEEAGA from the coding sequence GTGAGACACCATGTGACCGCGTTGGAGTCCGGTGGATTGAACCGCCGGCTAACCCTGGCACCTGGCGCTGCCCCGTGGCAGGAGTGGAGCTGGAGCACTTGGGGCCTGATCTTTCTGGTCCTGCTGGTCCTGCCAGTATTCGTGAACAGCTCGTATGTCTTGCACACCGCCGTGAGCTTCTTTATCTGGGCCGTGGTGAACGAGATGTGGAACCTGGTCATGGGTTACGGGGGAATACCGTCCTTCGGCCAGTTGGCGTTATTCGGGGTCGGTGGTTACGCCTCCGGCATGCTGGCCGTGTACGCACACGTCAACCCCTGGATCACCATGCCCGTGGGCGCACTGGTGGCTGGGGTGGTGGGCTTGCTCTTGGGCCTGCCTGTACTGCGGCTGCGCGGCGTATACGTCGTGCTGCTGACCCTGGCGTTTCACCAGATCATCTACCTGACGATTGTCACCGATGACACGAAGATTACCGGCGGCGGGTTTGGCTTGCGCGTGCCGTCGTTAGGGCTGGACCGACTGGGGCCCGAGCATGAGCTTATGGCCTACTACTGGGTGGCCCTGGTCTTGTTCGCTGTCTCTACCTATTCAATCTTCAGAGTGGTAAACTCGCGGGTCGGGTTAGCCTTCAAGGCGCTGCGCGACTCGGAGGCCTACGCCGTCTCCCGAGGCATCAGCCCATTCCGCTACAAGCTGTTGCTCTTCTTCATCTCTGCCGTGTTTACCGGTCTAGCTGGCGCCTTTTACGGCCACTACCTGAAGGTCATGGCGCCAGGCATGCTCAGCTTCGCCCAGATGACCAATCTGCTGGCCATGCTGGTCATCGGCGGCTGGGGGAGCTTTGGTGGCCCCATCGTTGGTACGCTTCTGCTCACGGTACTGAACGAACTGCTCAAAGACGTGGACCGGTTCCGGTTGCTACTGCTAGGTGCTGCCATGGTCCTGTTCGTTGTCACCATGCCCCGTGGGGTGGTGCCCACGATGACGGACGTGTTCAAGCTGTGGTTCGGTCCTAAGGAGGAAACCAAGGAGGAAGTCAGCGGGTCAGACTCCGAGGAGGCAGGCGCGTGA
- a CDS encoding sigma-54 interaction domain-containing protein, translating to MTRPERATALDSVPIQRDANLLLTHPRKMAELGVHWYALVSPLGKVFYSEGEALHLFGCSNEELVGRLIYDLLTGVLAEAPLVVPRYPTASLCRTLRGRLLLMRWFPSGGRSRHVLGLGTELVEDPELLSAIAADAHLLSRALSDVPQQRSSGPQDEMIAVSPLMRQVREWVRKVGAVSSPVLILGETGVGKEVVARAIHRHSPRCRAPFVRVNCGAIPESLFESALFGYERGAFTGAERGGKAGYLQAAEGGTLFLDEIGELPLSLQVKLLHVLQDRTFTRVGGTEPIRADVRIITATNRDLAAMVREGRFREDLYYRLNVLPIEVPPLRERPEDIAPLVELFLERFARLHGRRKRFSEAAMAALKTYPWPGNVRQLEHLVERLVVLVEQPVIHLSDLPQEFQNGLAGRSGLLTQQSEGQPVVVQGLVPLRDAVRLVEEQLLLLASRLYATTQEMGQALGVSHSTVVRKLKKYTGANRKRRF from the coding sequence CGAGGGGGAAGCCCTGCACCTTTTCGGCTGCTCGAACGAGGAATTGGTGGGTCGGTTGATCTACGACCTTCTGACCGGTGTCCTGGCGGAGGCGCCGCTGGTGGTGCCGCGCTACCCGACCGCAAGCCTGTGCCGGACGTTGCGGGGCCGATTGCTACTCATGCGTTGGTTTCCCTCTGGGGGACGGTCCCGGCATGTATTGGGCCTGGGTACGGAACTAGTCGAAGACCCCGAACTTCTTTCCGCCATTGCGGCCGACGCACACCTGCTCAGCAGGGCCCTTTCGGATGTCCCGCAACAGCGCAGTTCCGGGCCCCAAGACGAGATGATTGCGGTCAGCCCGCTGATGCGGCAGGTCCGGGAGTGGGTGCGCAAAGTTGGGGCGGTCAGTTCCCCAGTGCTCATCCTAGGGGAGACCGGTGTGGGCAAGGAAGTGGTAGCGCGGGCCATCCACCGCCACAGCCCACGTTGTCGGGCACCCTTCGTGCGAGTCAACTGCGGGGCCATCCCGGAGTCGTTGTTTGAGTCTGCCCTGTTTGGGTACGAACGCGGGGCCTTTACCGGTGCGGAACGAGGCGGCAAGGCCGGCTACCTACAAGCGGCCGAGGGCGGGACGCTGTTCTTAGACGAGATTGGTGAACTGCCGCTCAGCCTGCAGGTCAAGTTGCTTCATGTGCTGCAGGATCGGACCTTCACGCGGGTTGGCGGCACTGAACCCATCCGAGCAGATGTGCGCATCATCACCGCCACCAATCGGGACCTTGCAGCCATGGTCCGGGAGGGCCGGTTCCGCGAAGACCTGTACTACCGCCTGAACGTACTGCCTATCGAGGTGCCACCGCTGCGGGAACGGCCGGAAGATATCGCTCCGCTGGTGGAACTGTTTCTGGAGCGGTTTGCCAGGCTGCACGGGCGCCGTAAGCGGTTTTCAGAGGCGGCGATGGCCGCGCTGAAAACCTATCCCTGGCCCGGCAACGTCCGGCAACTGGAGCACCTTGTCGAACGGCTGGTGGTGTTGGTCGAACAGCCGGTCATCCACCTCTCGGACCTGCCGCAGGAGTTTCAGAACGGATTGGCCGGCCGGTCCGGGCTGCTGACTCAACAATCGGAAGGGCAGCCCGTTGTCGTACAGGGGTTGGTGCCCCTCCGGGATGCTGTCCGGTTGGTGGAAGAACAGCTGCTGCTGCTGGCCAGTCGCCTGTACGCCACCACCCAGGAGATGGGGCAGGCACTGGGGGTTAGCCACTCCACAGTGGTGCGGAAGCTGAAAAAGTACACTGGCGCCAACCGAAAGCGCCGATTCTGA
- a CDS encoding ABC transporter ATP-binding protein, whose amino-acid sequence MGVILEVQGLTKRYGGLEANKDLTFSVAERQVYGIAGPNGAGKTTLFDMISGHTPPTSGTIRFRGEEIQQLQPEEVCHRGIARTFQTPVVFGTQSVLANALVGSAFGRQGGSVKGGSVAPTLRFRPEEIDEALAALEFVGLLDKQAQLAETLSVFDKKRLMIASALATRPKLLMLDEPVGGLNRAEREQLVELVRKVNAAGVTVLIIEHVMKALLALADRLLIIHHGEKLAEGNPSDVIRDERVVAVYLGEQARDLVAALKGG is encoded by the coding sequence ATGGGCGTGATTCTCGAGGTCCAGGGTCTGACCAAGCGGTACGGCGGGCTGGAGGCAAACAAGGACCTGACCTTCTCCGTTGCGGAGCGGCAGGTCTACGGGATTGCTGGTCCCAACGGTGCAGGCAAAACCACGTTGTTTGACATGATTTCCGGACATACACCCCCAACCAGCGGTACCATCCGGTTCCGGGGGGAGGAGATCCAGCAGCTTCAACCGGAAGAGGTCTGCCACCGCGGCATCGCCCGTACCTTTCAGACCCCGGTGGTCTTCGGGACCCAGAGCGTGTTGGCCAACGCCCTGGTCGGCAGCGCCTTTGGCCGACAGGGTGGGAGCGTCAAGGGTGGGAGCGTTGCTCCCACCCTGCGGTTCCGGCCGGAAGAAATCGACGAGGCGTTGGCGGCCTTGGAGTTCGTGGGGCTGCTCGACAAGCAGGCTCAGCTAGCGGAGACACTTTCGGTCTTTGACAAGAAGCGGCTGATGATCGCCTCTGCCCTGGCCACCCGGCCGAAGTTGCTGATGCTGGACGAGCCGGTAGGCGGCCTGAACCGGGCAGAGCGCGAGCAACTGGTGGAACTGGTGCGCAAAGTCAACGCCGCCGGCGTCACTGTGCTGATCATCGAGCACGTGATGAAGGCACTTCTCGCCCTGGCAGACCGGCTACTAATCATCCACCACGGCGAAAAGCTGGCAGAGGGCAACCCGTCCGATGTCATCCGCGATGAGCGGGTAGTGGCAGTCTACCTCGGCGAGCAGGCCAGAGACCTAGTCGCAGCCCTGAAAGGGGGGTAG
- a CDS encoding ArgE/DapE family deacylase, which produces MVTADLRSRIDRHIQKHRDQLIEWVAAAVRIPSVTGRESAMQEYVARLYASMGLEVIRHQPVREQVADHPAFVDSGIPFSNRQNIIGILRGRTDAPSLTLHGHVDVVSPEPVDQWNHDPWGAEIVGNRMYGRGAGDMKAGHMANAFALKTLLDLGLKPRGTVMLMSTVEEEAGGGGGTLACMVSGFLTDGFVTTEPHSLNLTISHAGVLYFRVKVQGRTAHAGLAHTGVNAIVKMQPIVQALWELDQNRGQMVRFALYEEGSGRSCHLNLGTLRAGDWPSTVAGWAVLECRIGFVPGETSGEIQALVERTVREVAAGDPWLAEHPPQVEWFGWKAEPWYQDPDHAYVRAFKSAAEAVLGREVRIQGRAAANDARFTDYFGRAGVAFGPICGNMHGIDEWVDLDSVVDTARVLAYHIAEWCGLE; this is translated from the coding sequence ATGGTCACTGCCGACCTGCGCAGCCGGATTGACCGGCACATTCAGAAACACCGCGACCAACTCATCGAGTGGGTGGCGGCGGCGGTACGCATCCCCAGCGTCACTGGCCGGGAGTCGGCCATGCAGGAATACGTGGCCAGGCTTTACGCCAGCATGGGACTGGAAGTCATCCGCCATCAACCTGTAAGGGAGCAGGTGGCGGATCACCCAGCCTTCGTCGATTCCGGTATTCCGTTTTCCAACCGCCAGAACATCATCGGCATCCTCCGCGGGCGCACCGACGCGCCGTCCCTGACCTTGCACGGCCATGTGGACGTAGTCTCCCCGGAGCCCGTGGATCAGTGGAACCATGACCCCTGGGGAGCCGAAATTGTCGGCAATCGCATGTACGGCCGCGGCGCCGGCGACATGAAAGCCGGACACATGGCCAACGCCTTTGCGCTCAAGACCCTGCTGGATTTGGGGCTAAAGCCGCGCGGCACTGTCATGCTGATGAGCACCGTTGAAGAGGAAGCCGGGGGCGGCGGCGGTACGTTAGCTTGCATGGTAAGCGGGTTTCTGACCGACGGGTTTGTGACAACCGAACCCCACAGTCTGAACCTGACCATCTCACACGCTGGCGTGCTCTACTTCCGGGTCAAGGTACAGGGCAGGACTGCGCATGCTGGGCTAGCCCATACCGGGGTGAACGCTATTGTCAAGATGCAGCCGATCGTCCAAGCCCTCTGGGAACTGGACCAGAACCGGGGACAGATGGTTCGGTTTGCGCTGTATGAAGAGGGAAGTGGCAGGTCGTGCCATTTGAACCTGGGTACCCTGCGGGCCGGCGACTGGCCGTCCACGGTGGCCGGCTGGGCCGTCCTGGAGTGCAGGATCGGGTTCGTCCCCGGTGAGACCAGCGGGGAGATCCAGGCGCTGGTTGAGCGGACAGTGCGCGAAGTGGCCGCCGGTGATCCGTGGCTAGCAGAGCATCCCCCGCAGGTAGAGTGGTTCGGCTGGAAGGCGGAGCCCTGGTACCAAGATCCAGACCACGCTTATGTCAGGGCGTTCAAGTCGGCGGCCGAGGCTGTCCTGGGCCGGGAGGTACGGATCCAGGGCCGGGCAGCGGCCAACGATGCGCGGTTTACCGACTATTTTGGACGGGCGGGAGTGGCCTTTGGCCCTATCTGCGGCAACATGCACGGAATCGACGAGTGGGTAGACCTAGATAGCGTGGTGGATACAGCCAGGGTCTTGGCGTACCATATCGCCGAGTGGTGCGGCCTGGAATAA
- a CDS encoding polysaccharide deacetylase family protein translates to MQASEAQFNHGDEIFAPSTFATTLAYVDSTAYIVAGIPSTDIHVGGIPSMTAKPLWPGEAAVAAMLTFDVDGESLWISREAENAQRVGVLSQGRYGPKVALGLILDLLDELDVKATFFVPGWVAERYPLEIREIAARGHELGHHGYLHEWPDPNDPAKEEAVLQRGLEILANLTGYRPVGYRSPAWEFTPSTLRFLRKFGFLYSSNLMDDIRPYWHAGEGAPLLELPVQWVLDDAPFFMFSTRTPRPIRPAAEVEQIWKEELDGLMEYGGLFNLTMHPQFIGRPGRLQMLRRVVAALRQRGAWLATGRQIAEFWAAQYPPRETGGMDRAERSV, encoded by the coding sequence GTGCAGGCGTCCGAGGCTCAGTTTAACCATGGTGACGAGATCTTCGCGCCGTCCACTTTCGCTACCACCTTGGCCTATGTGGACTCCACTGCTTACATCGTCGCCGGCATTCCCAGCACCGACATCCACGTGGGAGGTATTCCGTCCATGACCGCAAAACCACTCTGGCCTGGCGAGGCAGCTGTGGCCGCCATGTTGACCTTCGACGTCGACGGCGAATCGCTGTGGATCTCCCGAGAGGCCGAAAACGCTCAGCGGGTTGGCGTTCTGTCCCAGGGCCGGTACGGGCCCAAGGTGGCCCTGGGTCTGATCCTGGATTTATTAGATGAGCTGGACGTGAAGGCCACCTTCTTTGTGCCCGGCTGGGTGGCAGAGAGGTATCCCCTGGAGATACGCGAGATCGCCGCCCGCGGCCACGAACTGGGCCATCACGGCTACCTGCACGAGTGGCCGGACCCTAACGACCCGGCCAAGGAAGAGGCGGTCCTCCAGCGAGGGCTGGAGATCCTGGCTAACCTCACCGGCTACCGGCCCGTGGGCTACCGCTCCCCTGCCTGGGAGTTCACGCCCAGCACCTTGCGGTTCCTCCGGAAGTTTGGGTTCCTGTACTCGTCCAACCTGATGGATGATATCCGTCCTTACTGGCATGCTGGTGAGGGGGCTCCGCTCCTGGAGCTGCCTGTGCAGTGGGTACTGGATGACGCCCCATTCTTCATGTTCTCCACCCGTACACCCCGCCCGATTCGACCTGCCGCAGAGGTGGAGCAGATTTGGAAAGAGGAGTTAGACGGGCTGATGGAGTACGGCGGGCTGTTCAACCTGACCATGCACCCGCAGTTCATCGGCCGACCCGGCCGACTGCAGATGCTGCGCCGGGTAGTCGCAGCCCTGCGCCAGCGCGGGGCCTGGTTGGCCACCGGGCGGCAGATCGCCGAATTCTGGGCAGCCCAGTATCCCCCGCGTGAGACAGGAGGAATGGACCGTGCCGAGCGGTCGGTATAA
- a CDS encoding ABC transporter ATP-binding protein — protein sequence MILLEVSGIRCGYGGSVVLHDLSMHVNQGEAVVILGPNGHGKTTLLRAISGLVPLTAGEIKFEGRTISGLEAEEITAAGVVHIPQGDLPFPEMTVEENLLMGAYLPRAWARRGEKLDRVYSLFPRLGERRNQLARTLSGGERRMLALGRGLMSDAKLLMIDEPSLGLAPIVIEEVYTKIKEIAASGLSILLVDENATHAVHVAQRVYLLESGSLVKEGQAGELLMDEALFSAYLG from the coding sequence ATGATACTGCTCGAAGTGTCTGGGATCCGCTGCGGGTACGGCGGTTCGGTGGTGCTGCACGACCTTTCCATGCACGTGAACCAAGGTGAGGCGGTGGTCATCCTCGGTCCCAACGGCCACGGCAAGACCACCCTTCTGCGGGCGATCAGCGGCCTGGTACCGCTGACCGCCGGAGAGATCAAGTTTGAGGGCAGGACCATCTCCGGCCTCGAGGCAGAGGAAATTACCGCCGCCGGGGTCGTACACATCCCCCAGGGCGACCTCCCGTTTCCCGAGATGACGGTGGAGGAGAACCTCCTGATGGGCGCCTACCTGCCTCGGGCCTGGGCGAGGCGGGGCGAAAAGCTGGACCGTGTTTACAGTCTCTTTCCCCGGCTGGGGGAGCGGCGGAACCAACTGGCGCGCACCCTCTCCGGCGGCGAACGCCGGATGCTTGCCCTCGGTCGAGGCCTGATGAGCGACGCCAAGTTGCTCATGATCGACGAGCCCTCCCTTGGCCTGGCGCCCATCGTCATCGAAGAGGTATACACGAAGATCAAGGAGATCGCGGCGAGTGGCCTGTCAATCCTGCTGGTAGACGAGAACGCGACGCATGCCGTGCACGTGGCACAGCGGGTGTACCTGCTGGAGAGCGGGTCCCTTGTCAAGGAGGGGCAGGCGGGCGAGTTGCTGATGGATGAAGCACTGTTCTCTGCCTATCTCGGGTGA
- a CDS encoding branched-chain amino acid ABC transporter permease, whose product MPGLTQAIYSGLLLGSIYALVATGLTLIWGALRMLNLAHGSIFMAGAYVAWLVVTTAGIHPLIGVPVAAAAMGLVGYILQYMVVLPLLERPGWENNTLIATVGVGIVLENAVLLAFGGRNKTLPEIVPGGFKVGPLNVSFRDLVIAAVAVGVLLMMHLFLYRTRHGLAIRAIAQNMTAARLMGVPVKRSFTIVMVISTALAAVAGVLLSGIYFLSPTMGGPPLLKSLLVTIFGGLGSVKGTMWAAYLIGLLEALVSLYLGVKWSLQVLFLVMIVVLIVRPNGLFGLGEARRL is encoded by the coding sequence ATGCCAGGGCTTACCCAAGCTATATACAGCGGTCTTCTCCTGGGCTCCATATACGCCCTGGTGGCAACGGGCCTGACCCTGATCTGGGGTGCGCTGCGGATGCTGAACTTAGCCCACGGCAGCATCTTCATGGCCGGTGCTTACGTAGCGTGGTTGGTGGTAACCACCGCCGGCATTCACCCCCTGATCGGAGTCCCGGTGGCTGCGGCCGCCATGGGGTTGGTAGGGTACATCCTCCAGTATATGGTGGTGCTCCCTCTCCTTGAGCGGCCGGGCTGGGAGAACAACACCCTGATTGCCACCGTCGGCGTCGGCATCGTACTCGAAAATGCCGTACTACTCGCTTTCGGCGGCCGCAACAAGACCCTGCCCGAGATCGTCCCCGGCGGGTTCAAAGTAGGCCCGCTAAACGTTTCTTTCCGAGATCTGGTCATCGCCGCCGTGGCGGTGGGCGTGCTACTAATGATGCATCTGTTCCTGTACAGGACCCGTCATGGCCTAGCTATCCGAGCCATCGCCCAGAACATGACCGCCGCCCGGCTGATGGGCGTACCGGTCAAACGATCCTTCACCATCGTCATGGTGATAAGCACCGCCCTGGCCGCCGTAGCAGGGGTGCTGCTTTCCGGCATTTACTTTCTCTCGCCCACCATGGGCGGGCCGCCCCTGCTCAAGAGCCTGCTCGTCACCATTTTCGGCGGGCTGGGGAGCGTAAAGGGTACCATGTGGGCGGCTTACCTGATTGGCCTGCTGGAGGCCTTGGTCAGCCTGTACCTCGGCGTGAAATGGTCCCTGCAGGTTCTGTTTCTCGTGATGATCGTTGTGCTGATCGTCAGACCCAATGGTCTGTTCGGCTTGGGGGAGGCACGGCGGCTGTGA
- a CDS encoding P1 family peptidase, with amino-acid sequence MGAGTGGTCGKFPGGIKMKGVTGTASVDLGYGAIVGVLVVINALGDAVNPATDDLSATHSGYHLVRHVPQVGPRTWPPEAAGVSKMVEPGANTTVACVATNLHLHKTRLRKLASLATPA; translated from the coding sequence GTGGGAGCCGGCACCGGCGGCACCTGCGGCAAGTTCCCGGGCGGTATCAAGATGAAGGGCGTCACTGGCACCGCTAGCGTTGACTTGGGCTACGGCGCTATCGTCGGCGTTCTGGTGGTCATCAACGCCCTAGGCGATGCCGTCAACCCGGCCACCGATGACCTCTCTGCCACCCACAGCGGCTATCATCTCGTACGGCATGTCCCGCAGGTCGGGCCACGCACTTGGCCGCCTGAGGCAGCCGGGGTGAGCAAGATGGTGGAGCCCGGCGCTAACACCACCGTTGCCTGTGTGGCCACCAACCTCCACTTGCACAAAACCCGCCTCCGCAAGCTAGCCAGCCTGGCTACGCCGGCCTGA
- a CDS encoding ABC transporter substrate-binding protein: protein MSDSKRLSRRELLRSAAVAGVGGLVLGGLLARQASRMVATPAQQANLAGAQMKTKVDKIRIGASLPLTGWGAGDGTEMQRGLQMAIDEVNAQGGVGGIPVELVVLDVEEMPAEKMLSNFQRLIEVEKVHAIIVGYHVSSGPEFDLVAQAKIPYMHVNTTEASAKPVRENRDKYWMIFQGDPTEVWYGIGFAAYMDQLIESGQWKPYNKKLTLITSDNPYSISIADTFKAEAEKRGWTVNIYERVVVPVADWGPTLAKIRKDPPGLIFITDYAPSDLALFTKEFVKDPTPSLLYQQYGPSIPEYLEMAGDAANGVIWSTVIGILPDSYAEPWKQRYRQKFGAEPGGANAGSLYDMTNVYLRAVAMAGDPTDTRKVCSIMENIIHRGVCGTMAFDKSDLSGRPYPEYTKDPSLGMPHLTYQIQNKKHVLVSPEPYTTGQFKLPPWLA, encoded by the coding sequence ATGTCAGATTCCAAGAGGCTTTCGCGGCGCGAACTGCTCCGCTCGGCCGCTGTGGCCGGCGTTGGCGGTCTCGTGCTTGGCGGACTCCTGGCTCGCCAGGCTAGTCGAATGGTTGCCACGCCCGCCCAGCAGGCCAACCTCGCCGGCGCCCAGATGAAGACCAAGGTCGACAAGATCCGGATTGGTGCTTCGCTCCCGCTGACTGGGTGGGGAGCCGGCGACGGTACTGAGATGCAGCGGGGCCTGCAGATGGCTATCGATGAGGTCAACGCCCAGGGTGGAGTTGGCGGCATCCCGGTCGAACTGGTGGTCCTGGACGTGGAAGAGATGCCGGCTGAGAAGATGCTGAGCAACTTCCAGCGGCTGATCGAGGTGGAGAAGGTCCACGCCATCATCGTGGGCTACCACGTCTCCTCTGGCCCCGAGTTCGACCTGGTAGCCCAGGCAAAGATCCCGTACATGCACGTGAACACCACCGAGGCATCGGCCAAGCCGGTGCGGGAAAACCGGGACAAGTACTGGATGATCTTCCAGGGCGACCCAACAGAGGTGTGGTACGGTATTGGGTTTGCCGCCTACATGGATCAACTGATCGAGTCCGGCCAGTGGAAGCCGTACAATAAAAAACTCACCCTCATCACCTCCGACAACCCGTACAGTATCAGTATTGCCGACACATTCAAGGCTGAGGCCGAGAAGCGGGGCTGGACCGTCAACATCTACGAGAGGGTGGTCGTCCCGGTAGCAGACTGGGGCCCCACCCTGGCCAAAATCCGGAAGGATCCCCCAGGCCTGATCTTCATCACTGATTATGCGCCCAGTGACCTGGCATTGTTCACCAAGGAGTTTGTCAAGGATCCGACCCCGTCGCTTCTCTACCAGCAGTACGGCCCCTCCATCCCCGAGTACCTGGAGATGGCCGGGGACGCCGCCAACGGTGTCATCTGGTCTACGGTCATCGGTATCCTGCCAGACTCCTACGCCGAGCCGTGGAAGCAGCGGTACCGGCAGAAGTTCGGGGCAGAGCCGGGCGGCGCCAACGCCGGCTCCCTCTATGACATGACCAACGTCTACCTGCGGGCCGTGGCCATGGCAGGCGACCCCACCGATACCCGCAAGGTCTGCTCGATTATGGAAAATATTATCCACCGGGGCGTCTGCGGTACCATGGCCTTTGACAAAAGCGACCTGTCTGGTCGGCCGTATCCCGAGTACACTAAGGATCCCTCCCTGGGCATGCCCCACCTCACGTACCAGATCCAGAACAAGAAACATGTCCTGGTCAGCCCGGAACCGTACACGACCGGCCAATTCAAACTGCCACCCTGGCTCGCCTAG
- a CDS encoding SDR family oxidoreductase, whose translation MNLKGKVVLVTGAGRGIGRATAVAMAREGATVVAADLDLETAWATASECTAQGPAALGIYIDVGNPVAVAAAVDETVRAYGRIDVLVNNAGIGGTGTRLADMSLEEWQRMIHIDLTGVFLVCRAVVPLMIRQGRGNIINLASTVGLSGLAGSTHYGAAKAGVIGLTKCLAKELAGHRINVNAVAPGLIDTEMSRRRGTVQQPGWVLWPRVGQPEDVAAVICFLASDAAEFITGQVISPNGGGWM comes from the coding sequence ATGAATCTGAAAGGCAAGGTAGTCCTAGTGACCGGTGCAGGCCGGGGCATTGGTCGGGCGACGGCCGTTGCCATGGCTCGGGAAGGTGCCACCGTAGTAGCCGCCGATTTGGACCTGGAAACGGCTTGGGCCACGGCCTCCGAATGCACCGCCCAAGGGCCGGCTGCTTTGGGCATCTACATCGATGTGGGCAATCCGGTCGCCGTAGCCGCGGCCGTGGATGAGACCGTTCGAGCTTACGGTCGCATCGACGTGCTGGTCAACAACGCCGGCATCGGCGGCACGGGCACCCGCCTGGCCGATATGTCACTGGAAGAATGGCAGCGCATGATCCACATCGACCTGACCGGCGTGTTTCTCGTGTGTCGGGCGGTGGTACCCCTGATGATCCGGCAGGGGCGGGGCAACATCATCAACCTTGCCTCCACCGTTGGCTTGAGTGGATTAGCAGGCAGTACCCACTATGGGGCGGCCAAGGCTGGGGTGATCGGGCTGACCAAGTGCCTGGCCAAGGAACTGGCTGGGCACCGGATCAATGTCAACGCCGTCGCCCCCGGGCTAATCGATACTGAGATGTCCCGTCGGCGAGGCACCGTGCAGCAGCCGGGGTGGGTGCTCTGGCCCCGGGTCGGACAGCCAGAAGATGTGGCAGCCGTCATCTGCTTCCTGGCGTCCGACGCGGCCGAGTTCATCACCGGCCAAGTGATTAGTCCGAATGGCGGGGGCTGGATGTAA
- a CDS encoding SDR family NAD(P)-dependent oxidoreductase produces the protein MVKSLRDQRVLVTGAGRGIGAATARAFLAEGARVMIHDRDLAQVQRAAAELGFGPDRLLTYATDVRSAEGVRGMVDAIVAAWGGIDICISNAGVYPEALVLDMTEAEWDLVFDTNAKGTFLVCQAVARQMVKQGTGGDIITISSGSYRIARVGSAHYCASKAAVVMFSQTLAMELGQYGIRVNSIAPGIIDSSNLTEEYKVSFALQVPVGRVGTPADVAAACLMVASNPSNYLTGTVITVDGGASAGRFGLPPSRPSTRSA, from the coding sequence ATGGTGAAATCACTGCGTGATCAGCGCGTCCTAGTTACCGGCGCGGGTCGGGGCATCGGGGCGGCCACTGCTCGTGCTTTCCTGGCCGAAGGGGCCCGGGTGATGATTCACGACAGGGACCTCGCCCAGGTGCAGAGAGCGGCAGCCGAACTGGGATTCGGCCCGGATCGGCTTTTGACCTACGCCACCGACGTGCGCAGCGCCGAAGGGGTGCGCGGAATGGTGGACGCCATAGTGGCGGCCTGGGGAGGTATCGACATCTGCATCAGTAACGCCGGCGTCTATCCCGAGGCACTAGTGTTGGACATGACCGAAGCGGAGTGGGACTTGGTCTTCGACACCAATGCTAAGGGCACCTTCCTGGTCTGCCAGGCGGTGGCCCGCCAGATGGTGAAGCAGGGCACCGGTGGCGACATCATTACTATCTCCTCAGGCAGTTACAGGATCGCACGAGTGGGCTCAGCGCATTACTGCGCCTCGAAGGCGGCGGTAGTCATGTTTAGCCAGACACTCGCCATGGAGCTGGGCCAGTACGGGATCCGGGTCAACAGTATCGCCCCAGGCATCATTGACAGCTCCAACCTGACCGAGGAGTACAAGGTCAGCTTTGCTCTCCAGGTCCCTGTGGGACGGGTGGGTACCCCCGCCGATGTGGCCGCGGCCTGCCTGATGGTTGCCTCCAATCCGTCCAACTACTTAACCGGCACCGTCATCACCGTGGACGGGGGCGCCAGCGCCGGCCGATTCGGCCTGCCGCCCAGCCGCCCCAGCACCCGTTCCGCCTGA